TAAGATAGAAGGAGCTATTTTTATCATCTTAGTACCTCCGCTTTTGTGATTGGATTTCTTCGACAAATTGTAAATAATGATTATAACGATGCTGTGCAATTTCACCATTTTCTATTGCTGCTTTTACCGCACATTTCGGTTCATTGATATGTGTGCAGCCTCTAAACTTACAATCATTTAACCGTTCTCGCATTTCAGGATAATACATGCCAAGCTCATCTGCTTCAATTCCTTCAAAGTCTAACGAACTAAAACCAGGAGTATCTGCAACATAACCCTTTTCAATCGGGATGAGCTCTACATGACGCGTCGTATGTTTACCTCTCCCTAAACTTTTAGAGATAGGGTTTGTTTCAATATCTAAATCTGGCTTTAAGGCATTTAAAAGTGATGATTTCCCTACACCAGACTGACCTGCAAAAACAGAAACTTTATTTGCTAAATATGGACGGAGGGCCTCTATCGTTTCATCCAAGTAAATCGACGTATTGACGACCTCATACCCTAGATCACGATACGTACTCTCATATGTTTGCATCATCTGTTGTTGCTCTTCTTCTAATAGATCGACCTTTGATAAACAAATAATCGGATCGATATCATTAGCTTCAACATGGATTAGAAATCGATCTAGTAACAGAGAGCTAAAGGATGGTTCTTCTGTGGAAAATACAAGAACAGCCTGCTCTACATTCGCAATCGGTGGACGAATGAGTTCATTTTGCCGGTCTTCTACACTTAAAACGTAGCCGTCCGTTCTATTTTCCGCTTCAAATTCCACCCAGTCACCTACGAGAGGGGTGATTTTTCGCTTCCGAAAGTTCCCCCGCCCTCTGCATTGGAAAATGCCATCTTCATTTTCCACATAATAAAAACCACTTAATGCTTTTACGATTCTTCCTCTACTCATTCAAGCCTCCTTATCCATGAAAAAAAGATGATAGCTCCTTTTTTTATTATTCATATTGTTGTTCTTTTAATTCTTCATACGAAATCACTTTTGGCGAATCCTTATATTTTTGTTCATTAACGTAAATATAAACAAGTGCTTGTTCTCCAGGAGCAATAGTCATTGGTACTTGATACATCGTTGTATCACTAGTTTCTTCATCCACAACTGTTGCAGGAATACTATTTTCCAAATCAATAACCGTAATTTGGACACGAACTGGCTGTGGTTCTTCTTCGTCATCTATGTCTTCATCTATGTCTTCATTTATTTCCACTGTTACAGGCACATTACCAGAAATCGGCTCAGGGTCTGGTTCAGGTTCAGGTCCTCTAGAAAAAATAATGGTTGCATCTGTTCTTTCACGTATTTCAGTTCCCCTTGGAGGATCTTGAGAAACCACTCTTCCTTCTTCAACTGTCGGGTGATATTCTTCTTTATACGTAATATTTAACAACGGTTCATTGCCTATTTCTTCACCTACCTCATCTCTAGTAAAGTTAAGTAAGTGCCCCATAATATATGTCCGTCTCTCACTTACAACTAGCGTGACAACTGTATCATGAGGAATAATCATATTTCCTACTTCTGGCGATTGAGAAAGAACCGTGTTATCATCGCCATCCATTGTTTCTTTTAACTCAATTTCAATCCCCTCAAAACCATCAAGCTCTCTTTCAGCTCTCTCGAGAGATAATCCAGTCACATCGACCATTTCTTGCGGTTCACTACCTTCACTAATAAACAAGGTTACTGATGCACCTTCTTTTACTGTTGAGCCAGCACCAGGTCGGTGTGAGATAACTTTTCCTTCTTCCATTTCATCATCGTACTGGTGTTCTTCTTCGACTTCTAATTTTAACTCTAGTAGTACTTCCGCTGCTTCGTCTGCTTCCATTCCAATAAGGTCATCTGGAATTATCACATCGTTAACGTGTAACCAACTTGGAATGAGCGAAAAGGCAAGGTAAGTCGTTCCAAATAAAAAGAGGAATGCTAGAATAATGGCTGTAAACCAAAATTTTGGACCTTTCTTTTTCTTTGCAGGTTTCTCTTCAGTATCATTTGAACTTACCATTGTATTTTGGTTATGAATGAGCGTTTCTTTCGATTGGTCCCCGACCTGTTCATTTTGAATGATTGGTATTGCTTTTGTTTGTTCATCATTTGGAGTAGGAATGTAATAGCGCTTTTCATTTACTCTTTCAGGACTCAAAACCGTATGTAAGTCGGTTAACAATTCACCTGCTGATAGAAAACGGTCTGATGGATCTTTCGCAGTTGCTTTTAAAACAACATTTTCAACACTTTGAGGAATATTCGGATCCATATCCCTTAAATACGGTAATGGTGTTTGTAAATGTTTAATGGCAACAGAAACTGCTGTATCCCCTTGAAACGGCACTTCTCCAGTGAGCATTTCGTACATGACCACACCGAGCGAATAAATATCAGATTGATACGTGACATTGCCTCCACGAGCTTGTTCAGGTGATAAGTAGTGTACAGATCCTAAAACTGAATTCGTATGAGTGATTGTAGCTTCACTAATGGCACGAGCGATACCGAAGTCTGTGATTTTCGCTTGTCCATCTTTACTAATCAAAATATTGTGAGGCTTTAAATCCCTATGAATAATACGATTTTCATGAGCATGATCAATTGCTGAAACCATTTGTTCCATATAAGACACTGCTTCATGCACATCTAGTTTCCCTTTTTGTTGAATGTAATCTTTTAATGTTAGACCATCAATGTATTCCATAACGATATAATATAAGTCTTTTTCTTCGCCTACATCATAAATGTTGACAACATTAGGGTGGGCTAAGCTTGTAGCCGCTTGAGCCTCTCTACGAAATCGACGTATAAACTCATCATCTTTTGAGAATTGAGCTTTTAAAACCTTTACTGCAACTTCACGATCGAGAATGATATCATGAGCTAAATAAACATCAGCCATTCCGCCGCCGCCAACAGGCTTTACGATTTGATATCGTTCATTAATACGTTCACCTTTCATGCTTCATTCACTTCCTCTGTCACATAGGAGTAGCGAACAATGGCAATTGTTACGTTATCTTCCCCACCGCGTTCGTTTGCTGTTTCGATCAATGTATCAGCAATTGTAGATAAAGGTTCATCACTTTTTAAATGCTTTTCAATTTCCTCATCTTCAATCATATCTGTCAAACCATCTGAGCATAATATGAGCCACGACCCTGCTTCCCAATCAATGGTACGAATATCAGGTTTAACAGTCGATTCTGTTCCTAATGCTCGTAAAACAACATTTTTTCTTGGGTGGTGCATCGCCTCAACTTCTGTAATTTGTCCTGAACGTACAAGCTCTCCTACTAGTGAGTGATCATTTGTCAACTGCTTTAAACCATCACTTGTTTTTAAATAAACACGTGAATCTCCAACATGACCAACTGTAATAAAATCTTCATTACAAATAGCAACAACTAACGTTGTTCCCATCCCTTCACAAGTTACGTTTTCTTTAGCATG
The Bacillus shivajii DNA segment above includes these coding regions:
- the rsgA gene encoding ribosome small subunit-dependent GTPase A produces the protein MSRGRIVKALSGFYYVENEDGIFQCRGRGNFRKRKITPLVGDWVEFEAENRTDGYVLSVEDRQNELIRPPIANVEQAVLVFSTEEPSFSSLLLDRFLIHVEANDIDPIICLSKVDLLEEEQQQMMQTYESTYRDLGYEVVNTSIYLDETIEALRPYLANKVSVFAGQSGVGKSSLLNALKPDLDIETNPISKSLGRGKHTTRHVELIPIEKGYVADTPGFSSLDFEGIEADELGMYYPEMRERLNDCKFRGCTHINEPKCAVKAAIENGEIAQHRYNHYLQFVEEIQSQKRRY
- a CDS encoding Stp1/IreP family PP2C-type Ser/Thr phosphatase, whose amino-acid sequence is MEAIFRTHVGKIRRHNEDDGAFEKNESGQTIVLVADGMGGHQAGDVASQMTKELLLQRWNAIEHSMSPKETEEWLQQAITDVNQALYNHAKENVTCEGMGTTLVVAICNEDFITVGHVGDSRVYLKTSDGLKQLTNDHSLVGELVRSGQITEVEAMHHPRKNVVLRALGTESTVKPDIRTIDWEAGSWLILCSDGLTDMIEDEEIEKHLKSDEPLSTIADTLIETANERGGEDNVTIAIVRYSYVTEEVNEA
- the pknB gene encoding Stk1 family PASTA domain-containing Ser/Thr kinase, producing the protein MKGERINERYQIVKPVGGGGMADVYLAHDIILDREVAVKVLKAQFSKDDEFIRRFRREAQAATSLAHPNVVNIYDVGEEKDLYYIVMEYIDGLTLKDYIQQKGKLDVHEAVSYMEQMVSAIDHAHENRIIHRDLKPHNILISKDGQAKITDFGIARAISEATITHTNSVLGSVHYLSPEQARGGNVTYQSDIYSLGVVMYEMLTGEVPFQGDTAVSVAIKHLQTPLPYLRDMDPNIPQSVENVVLKATAKDPSDRFLSAGELLTDLHTVLSPERVNEKRYYIPTPNDEQTKAIPIIQNEQVGDQSKETLIHNQNTMVSSNDTEEKPAKKKKGPKFWFTAIILAFLFLFGTTYLAFSLIPSWLHVNDVIIPDDLIGMEADEAAEVLLELKLEVEEEHQYDDEMEEGKVISHRPGAGSTVKEGASVTLFISEGSEPQEMVDVTGLSLERAERELDGFEGIEIELKETMDGDDNTVLSQSPEVGNMIIPHDTVVTLVVSERRTYIMGHLLNFTRDEVGEEIGNEPLLNITYKEEYHPTVEEGRVVSQDPPRGTEIRERTDATIIFSRGPEPEPDPEPISGNVPVTVEINEDIDEDIDDEEEPQPVRVQITVIDLENSIPATVVDEETSDTTMYQVPMTIAPGEQALVYIYVNEQKYKDSPKVISYEELKEQQYE